In the genome of Populus trichocarpa isolate Nisqually-1 chromosome 6, P.trichocarpa_v4.1, whole genome shotgun sequence, one region contains:
- the LOC7465982 gene encoding aspartyl protease UND: MDTVFVLVSSLPLIFSTHFALTIANNLEFSSIQPTRLVTKLIHRDSIVSPYYRSNDTVADRTERTMKASLARLSYLYAKIERDFDINDLWLNLHPSASEPLFLVNFSMGQPPVPQLAIMDTGSSLLWIQCAPCKSCSQQIIGPMFDPSISSTYDSLSCKNIICRYAPSGECDSSSQCVYNQTYVEGLPSVGVIATEQLIFGSSDEGRNAVNNVLFGCSHRNGNYKDRRFTGVFGLGSGITSVVNQMGSKFSYCIGNIADPDYSYNQLVLSEGVNMEGYSTPLDVVDGHYQVILEGISVGETRLVIDPSAFKRTEKQRRVIIDSGTAPTWLAENEYRALEREVRNLLDRFLTPFMRESFLCYKGKVGQDLVGFPAVTFHFAEGADLVVDTESMFYQATPNIFCMAVRQASVYGKDFKDFSVIGLMAQQYYNVAYDLNKHKLFFQRIDCELLDE, from the coding sequence ATGGATACTGTGTTTGTGTTGGTTTCATCACTCCCCTTGATTTTCAGCACCCACTTTGCGTTGACAATTGCAAACAACCTTGAATTCTCTAGTATACAACCTACACGATTGGTCACCAAACTCATTCACCGCGATTCTATTGTCTCCCCATATTACAGGTCCAATGACACAGTTGCAGACCGCACAGAACGCACTATGAAGGCCTCACTTGCTCGTCTATCCTACTTGTAtgcaaaaattgaaagagattTTGACATCAATGATTTGTGGCTCAATCTTCATCCTAGTGCCTCCGAACCCTTGTTCTTAGTAAATTTTTCCATGGGACAGCCACCTGTTCCACAACTCGCAATAATGGACACAGGCAGCAGCCTCTTATGGATACAATGCGCTCCTTGTAAAAGTTGTTCCCAACAGATAATTGGGCCAATGTTCGACCCCTCCATTTCCTCCACGTATGATAGCTTGTCATGCAAAAATATCATATGTCGTTACGCCCCCAGTGGGGAATGTGACTCGTCGAGTCAATGTGTGTATAACCAAACATATGTAGAAGGCCTACCATCAGTGGGAGTCATTGCCACAGAACAACTAATCTTTGGAAGTTCAGATGAAGGCAGAAATGCTGTTAATAATGTGCTCTTTGGGTGCAGTCATAGGAATGGAAATTACAAGGACAGGCGTTTCACCGGAGTCTTCGGACTCGGCAGTGGAATCACATCTGTAGTAAATCAAATGGGATCTAAATTTTCCTATTGCATCGGTAACATAGCGGATCCTGACTACAGTTATAACCAGTTGGTTTTAAGCGAAGGAGTGAACATGGAGGGCTATTCAACACCTTTAGATGTGGTTGATGGCCATTACCAGGTCATTCTAGAAGGAATTAGCGTTGGAGAGACAAGGCTTGTCATCGATCCTAGTGCCTTTAAAAGGACAGAGAAGCAAAGAAGAGTAATAATTGATTCAGGAACAGCACCTACTTGGCTAGCTGAAAACGAATATAGAGCACTTGAAAGGGAGGTTCGCAACCTATTAGATAGATTCTTAACACCATTTATGCGGGAGTCATTCCTATGTTACAAGGGGAAAGTGGGTCAAGACCTTGTTGGGTTTCCAGCAGTGACATTTCACTTTGCTGAGGGTGCAGATTTGGTGGTAGACACTGAAAGTATGTTTTATCAAGCCACACCAAATATATTTTGCATGGCAGTGAGGCAAGCTAGCGTCTATGGCAAAGATTTCAAAGATTTCTCTGTGATTGGGTTAATGGCTCAGCAGTACTACAATGTAGCTTATGACCTTAACAAGCACAAGTTATTCTTCCAGAGAATTGATTGTGAACTTCTTGATGAGTAA